The sequence below is a genomic window from Hippocampus zosterae strain Florida chromosome 7, ASM2543408v3, whole genome shotgun sequence.
GTCGCTCTTGAGCTGAATGTTTCTTTGTTGCTCTTGGAACAGGGAACACTTGCAGAGTCCTCAGACTCGCCGGTGTGGTTGACTGCTTCTCAGCCCCACTGTGGCATTGTGGGAATGGTCAACTGTCTGCGGCAGGAACCCGGCGGCCTCCGAATACGGTGCGGCTTGGACTTACTACAGTATAACCGAGTACTACTCACATTGCCGGTCCTTCACGTCAATAGAGGCTGTATTTTCACTGGATGTCACCAGCCGACTTTCAGTCCAAAGTTTCATGAAATCTTTTTCGAAATGAGTGTTGCCTAAAAGCTGTTTTAGTACCTGGCGGCACTGGAATGTCCAGGTTGTCACCATGGCGATGAATCTTCAGAATGCACTGacttgtagactttttatagtTACAGTAACCGTTGTTATTAATTGTTCCCGTCCTTTCCATATTTCCCAGATGTGCGTTTGTGTCAAATCTAAACGGCTCATCAGAAGCGCCGACGCTCCAGGTTGACGATCCATCCATGCAGGCGGTGCTCAAGGGCGACCTTGTCATGAACGTATTCCGAGACGGATGCTGGGGCGTCTTCAGACACCAACTCATGACTCTTGGTATAAGATGTGCACACCACACTTCTGATTCATGGCTGACTGTTAAGGTGGCTTTTCAATGTTGATGTTTAAAGTTAAACactgtttggtgtttttgtgcaCATGCAGGAGTTCCTGAATATTTTCAAGGGATTTTTTCTTGATCAGTTAGACGTACAACCTGGCTAACGTTAAAtgactttgtgtttttgaagaCGGAAACGAAGAGTTGACGCAGCACGCCTATGTCAATGTATTGACTCGGGGAGACCTTTCGTCACTGAGATGGATTGCCTCGCCGCTCCGCCATTTTGTGCCCGGCGACCCGAACGTGGAGCTGTGTCGCGTCTATTACAGCTCGCTCAACTTCAGAGATGTGATGCTCGCCACGGGCAAGCTGCCACCAGATGCTATTCCAGGTCAATCCTCTATGGAAACTAAAGAACAAGTCTTTTCTTTCTCATAAAAATAGTGGGGGAAAAATCAGCTGCTGTTATTATGAACTAAAACACGGTTTCCAAAATGTCTCCGTTGTGTAGGAGACCTGGCACTGCAGCAATGCATGCTGGGTATGGAGTTTTCCGGCCGTGATCCCGACGGTCATCGTGTGATGGGCCTTCTGCCAGCTAAAGGCTTGGCGACATGCGTGGATGCTGATAAAAGATTCCTCTGGGATGTCCCCTCGAGCTGGTGAGTGTCAACATTTCGTACGTGTCGGTtcatgtggaggaaaaaaaaacacacaactcaCAGTGAACTACCACTAGTCTTTTTTTAGCCATGTCCACGTGGTTCCCTGGTTGTTTAGGATTTGTATGATTGCCGTATGACACGGTGGTAACGTAATATATACAGTAAcacaaattaatgaatgaatacagtGTATGAACAAAAAGACCCCAATCCCTTTCGTACGCTCGGTGTATCCAGCATGCCTGTCAAAAATCAATACATGAGCTGATCAATCAGTGCCTCGCCGCTGTCGTCGAGTCTAGTATTTAATCTCTCTTGACGTGCAGGACTCTGGAGCAGGCTGCCTCCGTGCCGGTGGTCTACGCCACAGCCTACTACTCTCTAGTGGTTCGCGGCAGGCTGCGCCCTGGAGAAAGTGTTCTCATCCACTCGGGGTCGGGGGGTGTTGGGCAGGCCGCCATCGCCATTGCTCTCAGCAAAAATTGCAAAGTCTTCACAACAGTTGGTAAGTTGGTCATCGGTGATTGTGAAGTATGTGGTGTTTTTGAATTTGCTCGTTTGGCGATACGCAGCAAACGAAGCTTTTCCTCGGCTTTCGTGTTGGTAGGCTCAGCGGAGAAGCGCGCTTACCTGCAGGAGAGGTTCCCCCGGCTCTCGGCAGATTCCTTCGCCAATTCCCGGGACGCATCTTTTGAACAGCACGTCCTTCTCCACACTCAGGGCAAAGGTTTGTGCCACCCCCTTTTGACTAATAAATAATCTGGGGGGAGTGGAGCAGTTGCAATGAGGAAAGGAACTCCGTTTTTGTCCATATGATGCATGCGGCATCCATTGTGTGCAATGTATATCGTGTTTCAGGTGTGAACGTGGTGCTGAACTCTCTGGCTGAGGAGAAGCTGCAAGCTAGTCTTCGCTGTCTTGCACGACATGGACGATTCCTGGAGATTGGCAAATACGACCTTTCCAACAACTCGCCCCTCGGTCAGTATGAAGCCAGATCGCAACTTGAGGcttaacccccccccgcccccgaaaacCCGCACGGCGGCAGACTGACTGGTTTTGGTTCACGAATGGAGTCGAAACGTTCACTTCTCCAGGCATGGCGCTTTTCTTGAAGAATGTGGCATTCCACGGCATCTTGCTGGATGCTCTCTTTGAAGAGGGCAATCGTGAGTGGGAGGAGGTGTCGCAGCTGCTCCAGGGGGGTATTGCGGAAGGTGTCGTCCAGCCTCTAAAGACCACGGTCTTCCAGAGGGACCAAGTCGAGGAGGCATTTCGATTCATGGCCCAAGGCAAACATATTGGCAAGGTTCTTCTGCAGGTTAGTCACACTTCTGGCTGTCAAAGCAAGTCTTCCATTTGACAAGATTTTgcaattcatcaaaaaaaatgaatgcgatGTATTGGAAAAAGCACAGACGTACTCTGACCGTTGGGCGTGTCACACAGGTGTGTCACGAGGAGACTGATGCATCCGTCCAAACCGCGTCCCCTTTAACGATCCCGGCCCTCCGTCGTACCTACTGCCTCGCCTCCCACTCGTACATCATCACCGGGGGGCTCGGCGGCTTCGGCCTCGAGCTCGCTCAGTGGCTGACTGAAAAGGGAGTCCGCAAGTTGGTGCTAACTTCCAGATCTGGGATCAGGAACGGTAAGGCGTAAATGAGAAGAGGTTACAATTTGTGACGGCGGCTTCCATGACTTACTCAAAGCTGACCACATACGATTGCgtcttgtgttgttttggtcgttCAACTTGTTGCCAGGTTACCAAGCAAAGCGTGTGAGTGAATGGCAAAGTCGGAACGTGGAGGTGTTGGTCTCGACCAGTGACGTCGGCACACTTGAGGGAGCGGAAAAGCTCATTGCTGAGGCCTGCAGGCTGGGTCCAGTTGGTGGGGTCTTCCACCTTGCCATGGTAACCATTCTCTTCAGTCTTGACACAAaataccgattttttttttttaaacactttgagAAGTCAAATATCAAAAAGTACACCAGTTTGAGCTTGAGTTGAAATATTAAACATGTTTGTAATTCATTTGGCCATTCCGCCGCCACGTTGTTCGATGCGAGTCATTAACTGTCAatcactattattattttttttttcttatctccaGGTTTTGAAAGATGGCTTGCTGGAGAATCTGACTCCTCAGCAGTTCCTCGATGTGAACAAACCGAAATACGATGGCACCTTGAACCTTGACAAGTAAGTTCCATGTCCCGCatccttctttaaaaaaaaaaacattaaatggaaGGCATCGACAAATGTTATTGATCCACTTACATTCCCTCTCCAGAGTCACAAGACAATCCTGTCCAGAGCTGGCTTATTTCGTTGCATTCTCATCTGTCAGCTGCGGCCGCGGCAACGCCGGCCAAAGTAATTACGGTTACGCCAACTCTGCCATGGAGCGCGTGTGTGAGAAGAGGCGTCACGATGGCCTTCCTGGACTCGCAGTCCAGTGGGGGGCCATTGGGGATGTGGGCGTGGTGCTGGAGAGTATGGGTGGCAATGACGCCGTCATTGGTGGCACCCTGCCGCAGAGGATGGCTTCTTGCCTGGATGTGCTCGACCACTTCCTGTGTCAGCGGAGCCCCGTGATGTCAAGCTTTGTGCTAGCGGAGCGCATTGTGGCAAAGAGCGAGGCGGGGAGCCAGAAGGACTTGGTGGACGCTGTAGCTCACATTCTGGGTAATTTTCCAACACTCGATTTTGGATTATTAATTTATGGAATGGAAATGAAAAGTtttaaatggttgttttaagttagctttgtgttgtttttcggTTTTGGTTCGATAAGTGCCTTTCCCATGCAATCTGATGCACCTCCTCCTTAGGTGTGCGCGATGTCAACAGCCTGAACGCCGATGCCTCATTGGCTGACTTAGGCCTTGACTCGTTAATGGGCGTGGAGGTTCGCCAGACTCTCGAGCGCGACTATGACATCGTTATGGCCATGAGAGAGATCCGGCAGCTTACGATCAACAAGCTGCGTGAACTGTCCAATAAGAAGCCAGAAGGATCAAATGGTAACTTAACATTACATCATGCGTATATATCGTCACATATCTCTGAATTGACATCTGACTGTTCTTTGTTAAACAAAGTATGCACATTAAAAGGCTGTCATTTACTTAAATTTCCTGGCTCAAATGTCTCCAGTGAAAAAGGACGTCATTCGAACCTTGTCGGAGTCGAGTCTGACAAAGCTCCTCGTCAACCCAGACGGCCCCACGGTGACGTCACTCAACGATGTGCAGAACCAGGAGAGGCCGCTCTTCCTCGTGCACCCAATTGAGGGCTCCATTGCTGCTTTCAAGACACTTGCCTCCAAGCTTGACGTGCCTTGCTATGGCTTGCAGTGCACCAAAGGTACTGTCGGAGATCCATGTCCATACCTTTTACCAGCTCTTCTGTTGTTTAAATAAGacaaagtatatattttttctactTGTATGACTAgatggacataaaaaaaaaatatatctatatacatcAAGTTCATAACTTCCCTCCCCAGATGCTCCGCTGGACAGCATCCAATCTCTGGCAGCCTACTATGTAGATTGCATTCGACGCGTCCAGCCCGACGGACTGTACCGAATCGCCGGCTACTCATTTGGTGCCTGCGTAGCGTTTGAAATGTGCACTCAGCTGCAGAGGCAGAAACTGCCCGTAGAGAATCTCTTCCTGTTTGACGGATCCCACTCATACGTGGCTGCCTATACGCAGGTTAGAGGTGCAAATACTCACGCACGATATGATCTAGTTCTAGCTAACATTTAAGAAGTGCTCAGCATTGAGTACAGCCCTTTATAAAAAGAAATTTTAATAACCACATAAAATTGGCATTTAaccggggtgtgtagactttttatatccaccatggatggatagtttattCACTCATGCTGTGAGGGGAAATTACATTTAAGaaagtcatttgttttcagAGCTATAGGGCCAAGCTAACACCAGAAAAAGAATCCGAGGCTGAAACTGAAGCCTTGTGCGCCTTCATCCAGCAGTTCATGGACACCGAGTACAGCAAGGTGAACAACTTTGGCATGTTAACATAGCACACAACATCTGTGGTTTCATTATTAATTGTGACACTGGGCTggttaagaaaatgtgctcgcATTGTTTCTCATCATAATCGTCGTCTCCCTCAGCTTCTGGATGCTCTTCTCCCGCTTCCGGACTTGGAGGCTCGCGTCAACACAGCCGTGGACCTCATCACATCTACCCACAAGAACATCAGCCGGGATTTGCTGAATTTCGCGGCCTCCGCCTTTTACCGCAAGTTGAAGGCAGCCGACAGCTACGTACCGGCTACAAAATACAATGGCAACGTGTTGTTACTGCGCGCCAAAACCAGCAGCGAATACGGACGAACCCTGGGAGCCGACTACAAGCTCAGCGAGGTAACAAGCATCAGCAAGCTGACACGTATTTCCATGCAACGTGGCATCTTAATATCAgactctgtattttttttttattttattttacttgtttAGGTTTGTGACGGCAAGGTGTCAGTCCACGTCATTGAGGGCGACCACCACACATTTTTGGAAGGAGAGGGAGCGGACTCCATCAGCAGCATCATTCACAGCTCACTGGCTGAGCAAAGAGTCACGGCAAGGGAGGGTTAAAACATACCATTCCACACACGATTTTGTTTGTTAGGATGTGTACCCAATTACTTTGTTTAATTTAGGGAATATCCTAAGTTTTGCACACCACACGTTtacattttgtgccattttaCTACATTAATCATtatttaacactttttttttaataccgttGAATTGAAGGAAATTCGCTCTCTCACCAAATGTCATGAAACTGCTGTCTCTTACCCCACTTGGCAAAACATTTGTGCTATGAACAGATTTTAAGGAATGTCTACCTTGGAATTTAACTCTAATTTTTACAGACAAACAAgttatcatttcattttttttaatctcacttTAATGCACCTATTTTCACCTCGTACAGGGTATTGTGGCGATAATCAGATACAATGATATTTCACAAAAAGCTTGactaaattcccccccccccccatgtctgtcagtattatttcaaaagtggggttttttgttgtggtttattttatttgtattctcATCGAAGATTGTGTTGAATTTGACACTATGGTCATGACAATTACAGAGCTCACCCCACTCGGTGGACCATGTATAATCTTAAGAGGTGAGAAGGGGGAATTCACCTACATTTTTCTTTctggcaaacatttttttctctcctgaatAATGGACAGAAAGACCTTTTGTGCTTGTGGTACTGTTAACATGATGTTGGACCTAAACCTCTTACACATACCGGTAGCTATGTTAGTAACACTTGTTGTTGTATGCAAACCTTCATGCACACCTGATTAGGTCCTCTGTCTAACTGAGACCCCTGCTGACTTTGTTGTCTTACTTTTAGCTTTATCATTTTATCCAGCAGGCAGTCTGGTCTCCCCTGCAGGCAACGGTCAACTAATCTCTGAGACTTGTGATCTGGTCAATGAAGGGTTGGGTCAGGGACAAGACGAGGACAAAGAACCATtctttattattaattattgtcCAATGTATTTGAGATGTATTGATACAGCTAATAAAAACCTCTCACTAAGTAGTTCACGAAACtaatttttccccccctggAAATGCGTGTTATGATTATGAAATTTCTATGAATATGAGTGTTTTGATCAAAACAAAGTAATGAAACATGGTAAAAGGGGGGTTCATCTTTTGAAGAATGAGTTTTACggtgaaacattttttaaattctgcttTCGTTGGAAGTTCCTGGCAGGCTTGAGCCAGCCATCGAATCCGGACAGATTTAGTGGTTACACCGGAAGTATCTATACCCGGAAATATGTTTACCTTCTGGGCAGGGACCACCGGGCAAAGCTGGTGGATGTACGGCAGCCGGCTTTTTAAAATCCACCGCAcccttggttttgttttggaagCGAATTAAGTCCTGGCGTGCCGCTATACGATTGGACAATGCTTGTGTACCTGTTTATCTTCCATTTTTAACAACAGCTCGCTGCTCTCTCCGGCCGAGTGAGTTCGCTTCTTCCTGACGGTGTTTATGCTCAGGTGTCCGATTGCTCACAAGAGTTGTTGTCCATTATGTGTCATCTACAGCTGAGGACATTGATTTTTGTGGCGTGGGTGCTGGGTTACGTCGTCTTTCTGCACTCCGTCAGGATGATATGGACGGCTAAGTACGCGCGAGGTCCACTGGCACGCTCACTTTTAGTGAACATGGTGAGCGAAGGGGAAGGAACAGCGATGGAAACGCAGGAGGTAGGAATTCTTCTCATCTTTGGCATGAGAATAAGTCATCGCGCTGCGCAGAAAGGCACGCTCGGTTACCGCCGTTCGATTGTTACGgtgttgaagtgtttttttttaatgttgtgaaCGAGGACGTAAGAATTTACTATTGGTGGCATGGggaacgtattttttttttacatccacccTTCAGTCTGGGGTTCACGTTTGAAATCCAGGCTCTGGCTCTCCCCTCAGTTCTTTTGTTCTTTTCGGTGCAGAGTACTGAACGATGTGTGGTTTTCAAGAACTTGGATGTTACATTCCTCCTCTTCTCCCCCCCGTAGTGGTACAAATGCTGCCCCGATCTGCTTGGGGAGTCTCTGCGACCACTGTTTGTTGAGAGTCATCTGGATTCAGGCACAAAGGCTTTCCTCAAGCAAAGCATTGAGAAATCGAACTGGTTATTCACACAACTGTATCACTCCTTTGTTTCAAGTGTCCTTACCCCTCTGGTGTCACGCACTTCCATCAATGGGTGAGTCCATCCGTCCAAACACAGCAGTTCCATAAGTTCACGTGAAGTCACTTTTTGATCTGTGTTATCCTCCTGCTCAGGTTTCTGGGTCGTGGgtccatgtttgtgttttcCGCGGAGCAATTCCAGAAACTTCTCAATGTCGGACCAGACTGGAAGGCAGAGAAACTCCTGGACCTTGGAGCTGGTGATGGTGCTGTTACAGAAATTATGAGAAGCCATTTCAGAGAAATTTATGTGACTGAGGTCTCGCCACCGATGAAATGGCACCTGCAGAGGAGGAATTTCAAGTAAGGATTTTGAGGTTTCTTCTTTTCAATCCAGTGGTCCTCGATCGTCTGTTAAAATGACCAAGTGAATAGTACTACatcttgaaaaatgtatttctgcaTTATGTGAACTTGTATAGGTCATCTCCATTAAAACAAATTGAGGATTATTTTATTGTAGCAGAGATTTTTCTCTGTTCTAGCACTAGTGGCCTTTAACATTTTGAAGCATATTTATTCAGGGATAATTTTAAAACAGGCGGCGTTATTTAGTATGATTACAACAAAATGCACAAGTACCAAACCAACCTGAAATTGACGCTTTTTGCAACACTATaccttgtttaaaaatatatttagtgctgctgttgtgtaaatgtgagccaatgctactaattaaaaaaaaatactctatgCGCTCCATCCACAGATTGATGGGCATCGACGAGTGGCAGCGAAGTGGCCAGCAGTATGATGTCATCAGTTGTCTCAACCTGCTGGACCGCTGTGAGGATCCTCTCCATCTTCTGCGGGATATCAGGCGATCGCTCGTACCCAACACCGGACGCCTCGTTCTTGCTGCTGTTCTTCCTTTCCAACCCTACATTGAAGTTGGTCAGTTAAAGACAGGACAGATTACACTCATACATTTTATTCGAACATCCACAGAACTTTTTCTGTTATCGTTTGTCCTGTAGTCCTCTTacagagagattaaaaaaaaaaacttttaccgAGTTGTTGCCAAGTAGGGATATTCCATGTGATTTTTCTCAATCGATCATCCATTTGTTTTTCACCAACTTTGTGCAATTTCTTGATAGGTGGGAAATGGCAGCGTCCCCAAGAGCACTTAAAAATCCAAGGCAAGACATGGGAGGAGCAAGTCACGAACCTGTCACATGACGTCTTCCGAAAATCAGGATTTGAGGTAGAGACTGTGACCCGCTTGCCATACCTCTGTGAAGGGGACATGTACAACGATTACTACGTTCTCGATGATGCCGTTTTTGTTCTTAAGGCGTCAAACGTGACTGAAGACTCTGGTCAGTGAAAAATGAATCTTCATCGATTTTGCCAAAATGAACTTTGAAACGGTGGTTTAAAGTCAGTCAAAAGACtgactatttttcttttttttttttttttaaagggttgGAAGGCCGAAATTATGTTTACCAAACATTTTGTGTGACAGTGATACCTCACCATTTTAAAATAGGTCACTTTATTCCCATACCTCAAAACGGTGTACGGTGTCGGGATGGTACAGTAAGAGCTACACATCGCTATACTGTAATGTATTATGCTCTTGTGTGAGAAGTGTTAAAATTGTTTCTTGCAAtatcaatgtgaaaaaaatctgatcaatATGCACATTTATTGAAATGGTTTAAATGACTGATTTTATACTGATTTACATGATGCGAGTTATAAAGGTTTCCTAAAGTGAaactggtttttaaaaaaagcaatcattGATATCTAATTAATTTACTCATCATGCACAGATTCAAAGATAAAACCAAATATAGATTAAACTTCAAAATGTGCCATTATTGCTTCTTTTTATGATGTAATATGAATCCACAAAATAGCAAATAAGAAGGTACCGGTACCATTTTGTCGCTGTCGGGCGGAAACCCAGTctgtccaaatatggtcaattTCATCTTTTTTCAACAATTCGATGCTCTTGAAGTTTTATAAAACTCTGCCTCTAACCTCACTTGGCAGAGTTATTCGACTTAGGTGGCAcctaaaaatggaaaatatttttctaGATGATAACAAATGAGAATAGCTggattacatatacagtactagctggttcgccgccctccgggcggctcatcagctagttcctgcggaaggctggtaaggtgggcctttggcccacaaaagtgttgttgcttggttcaactttttgttcatgttcattgcttatcgcgaaaataaagagatgtttagctctactaaataactaataatttcattgcaatgcttgtgggtagacaacattttttcgctaagatgcccgcgcgatcgtagtgagccactgcctgagcggcgcagtggcggcgcgcagcggcgcggtgaagtaggtacgttttgaaaagagacagacagaaggacagaccgcgtgcgggacgacgcgcaatatagatatagatatagatttgAGAAAGCATGTTTAGTTGCAATCGATTGCTGTAATGCTTTGTTTGGTAACTccagcaagttttttttctgatttggtgaaaatgagccaCTTTAAAGATGCAAGAATTCTGCCCTACAGCAACAATTTGTTTGATCAACTTTTGGAAAATGTCGCATTTGTAcacactttttgtttgctttgtctaGGAACTGGTGCTACCAACCCCATGGGAACACAGCATTGAGCACATCcctcatatttttaaaaaatattttatattttttatcggATAACACTGAATTGTCATAATTGCGCAAATTAAGTGTGTTTTTTCGCTTCCATTTTTGTGTCCACGCGGAATGAATAAATTCCGAGTTTTTCGTCCAAAATTAAACGCAACACGCGTGTGCATAAATTATAACTACGAAAACTCCTATTCTGATTGGTGGAGTCCGGAAGCGGATGCGATGTCCAATTGGCTGTTGACTTGGTCACGTCCCCGAGCCACGTCGCGCATTACTCGCCATTTTCACCTCAATCTTGGCGAGATACAATCACTTTATCCTCGTGGAAGAGGAAAAAAGCGATCTGGCCACACATATTTCGTTAGTGAAGACTATTTTGGATCATCGCGGAGTCTTTGTTCCTGTCCCATCTGCTGGAGCTATCTGAAACATGAACATCTTCAGGCTAACCGGCGATCTGTCTCACCTAGCAGCCATCATCATCTTGCTGCTAAAAATCTGGAAAACCCGGTCTTGTGCCGGTAAGTCTACATATCCCTTCATCAGAAACCTTTTAGCACTTGATAAAGTGCAGATAACTTCACGTCACATGTAATTACATCATTCGATGATGAGTGTATCTGTCGTATCACGCTTTGCAGCTAGTTGTAGCTAACCTACAAATGTCGCTTGTTACAGCTGTGTCCTGTCGTGAGGGATTTAATGACCAAGACATGTTTGGCAGCCCAATTGCTGCAAAATTAATTGTAGCATAATTTAGTGTGCGATTAATCAAAGAGTAGCTGCGGTAGTTCATACATTCTCATTCTGCAACTTTTGCTCGTGTCTCGCTTTACATTAAAGGGTTTCAGTTCGGTTGATCTTAGAACAGTAACCCGAGCTGTTTTGTAAATGTACTGGTATTTTGACAAGAAAGCTGACGATGTTGTCTGATCACTGACTGACGGTACCTCAAACAGCGCGTTCTAGTCTTGTCGGAGTTGCCCCAGACGAATCAAGGCGACATATTTCCATCATGTatcatatataccggtatatgatatatatgatacatgtgtgtgtatatatatattccatcTCTTGTCAGGAATTTCCGGAAAGAGTCAGATCCTGTTTGCCTTGGTCTTCACCACTCGCTACTTGGACCTGCTCACATCCTTCATTTCCGTCTACAACACAACCATGAAGGTGGGACACGTTGCTACTCCTGATGTTTGAGTAATCGGTGTGTTCCTCAAAGATTTTCAACGTAGTTCTGAGGCCCTGCCGAGATGCTAAATTGGCACGCCTTTTTTGACGAGCAGTTGCTTGATAAGATGTGGTTGGACATGACGTCTGCAGCTGATTGAACGCAGAGCAAGGAATGAGTGTTTCCCATTTTCTCTTTCAGATGATCTATATCGGATGTGCATATGCCACCCTGTACCTGATCTACATGAAGTTCAAAGCGACGTATGATGGAAACCACGACACGTTCCGAGTGGAGTTTCTCGTCGTTCCTATCAGTGGCCTCGCGTTTCTCGTTAATCACGACTTCTCTCCGCTGGAGGTCAGACATTCCACATGTTTGCATGCCCTCCCAAAATAGGAAaattctggattatttttttttacctcctaaAAGATGACGGCGGTCTTCCCGCTTTTGAGTGCGAGTCCGCTGCGCTGTCAACATAGCGTTCCCTTTCCTCTGTTCTGCTCCAGATTTTGTGGACTTTCTCCATTTATTTGGAGTCGGTGGCCATCCTGCCGCAGCTCTTTATGATCAGCAAGACGGGCGAGGCTGAGACCATCACCACACACTACTTGTTCTTCTTGGGCCTCTACAGAGCCCTATACCTCATCAACTGGATATGGAGGTTCTACTTTGAGGGATTCTTCGACATGATCGCCATTGTTGCAGGGGTGGTGCAAACCATCCTCTACTGCGATTTCTTCTACTTGTACGTCACGAAAGGCAAGTGCCTTTTCATGGGGTCCACTGACAGATGTCTACATCAACCACGCTACTGTAGTGCaatgttctttcttctttcctgTGTCTCATTTGTGCCCCACACTTTTAATCTCATTGTAGTGCTCAAAGGAAAGAAGCTAAGTTTGCCTGCTTAAGTGCCAAAAAGGAGCATATTGGTAGACTGAAGGAGGGGGACAGG
It includes:
- the mettl9 gene encoding methyltransferase-like protein 9 isoform X1, which encodes MCHLQLRTLIFVAWVLGYVVFLHSVRMIWTAKYARGPLARSLLVNMVSEGEGTAMETQEWYKCCPDLLGESLRPLFVESHLDSGTKAFLKQSIEKSNWLFTQLYHSFVSSVLTPLVSRTSINGFLGRGSMFVFSAEQFQKLLNVGPDWKAEKLLDLGAGDGAVTEIMRSHFREIYVTEVSPPMKWHLQRRNFKLMGIDEWQRSGQQYDVISCLNLLDRCEDPLHLLRDIRRSLVPNTGRLVLAAVLPFQPYIEVGGKWQRPQEHLKIQGKTWEEQVTNLSHDVFRKSGFEVETVTRLPYLCEGDMYNDYYVLDDAVFVLKASNVTEDSGQ
- the mettl9 gene encoding methyltransferase-like protein 9 isoform X2; this encodes MIWTAKYARGPLARSLLVNMVSEGEGTAMETQEWYKCCPDLLGESLRPLFVESHLDSGTKAFLKQSIEKSNWLFTQLYHSFVSSVLTPLVSRTSINGFLGRGSMFVFSAEQFQKLLNVGPDWKAEKLLDLGAGDGAVTEIMRSHFREIYVTEVSPPMKWHLQRRNFKLMGIDEWQRSGQQYDVISCLNLLDRCEDPLHLLRDIRRSLVPNTGRLVLAAVLPFQPYIEVGGKWQRPQEHLKIQGKTWEEQVTNLSHDVFRKSGFEVETVTRLPYLCEGDMYNDYYVLDDAVFVLKASNVTEDSGQ
- the kdelr2b gene encoding ER lumen protein-retaining receptor 2b produces the protein MNIFRLTGDLSHLAAIIILLLKIWKTRSCAGISGKSQILFALVFTTRYLDLLTSFISVYNTTMKMIYIGCAYATLYLIYMKFKATYDGNHDTFRVEFLVVPISGLAFLVNHDFSPLEILWTFSIYLESVAILPQLFMISKTGEAETITTHYLFFLGLYRALYLINWIWRFYFEGFFDMIAIVAGVVQTILYCDFFYLYVTKVLKGKKLSLPA